From Triticum aestivum cultivar Chinese Spring chromosome 7B, IWGSC CS RefSeq v2.1, whole genome shotgun sequence:
GATTTGTCAGTGGATTGCTCTTTTTTGGCTGGTTAACTTTGCAGTTGGTACAAATACTACTTAATAGTATTTCGTATGTGACTGTAGCAAGTTAGCAGCTCTAGTATTTATCTAACATTTTTTTTCCATTCTATCTAACATTTGGATCGGGCACCACTGCCCTTCAGCCTCCAAAACCAGAGGCACAGTTggtacaaactacatacggatgtatataaacatatttttgagtgtagatttattcattttgctttgtatgtagtctacAGTGGAATCTTTAAAagtacttatatttaggaacggagggagtagtaaattataGATCCAACAACAACGCAACGGCACATATTAGTTATTGTTATCCTGATCTTTTAGCTCTTGACACGATACGATGCTGAAACCACTGTAGCCAACAACTTGCACGTATATGATCTCGTCAGGAATCCATTTATAGAAACAGATCCTCCTCCATCTCTTTTCTAAAACGGATCGAAATTATTGGCGCTATCTCGATCTGCCCAGACCTTGTTCTTCAGATTTGTCCCTGGGTTGCTTTTTATTCTGATTAACTTTTTAGACGGTGCAGCAAGTGATTGTGCTGTAATATTTTTCACGACTGTAGCAAATTAGCAGCTCTAATATTCTTCTATACACGAGAAACTAAACTGTGCGATTAACATTACGAGTTGATTCCATTTAGCTCACTGATACCACGTCAAGCCAATGCACCTTACAGAAGTAAACACTGCAGTAAAATTTATGCTGCCCTCCAGCCTGCAAAACAGAAAGCTCAGGGCCTTTTACTGCTAGTTAATTAGTCCAGGAAGCAATATTCAAAGGAGCACATCGCGTATCGTGTTCGTGATCTGCTAAATAGACCGGTCGAAAGCGCCGTGCTGTGTCAGTTCAGCAGACCAGTGTCCTTCCTCTGAAGAAACCAAGgatctgttttatttatttttctccgACAAAATCGCTATCCATCCCTGACCGACTGATTGGCTCGGCTGGTCGATGCTGATTATTTATTGGCGAAGCCCGATCTCTCTTGCACTCACTGTTAGCTGGCCCGGCCGGCCTCCTTTCGCTGCACACACACACCGGCGCCGCTTCCCTTCGCCTTCGCGTGCTCCGATGGCGACGCCGTTGGCGGCAGCTAATTGCCATCCACCCCTGACgattctcctcctcgtcgtcttcctccccctggCCGTCGCCTCGACGAGGGGcgatagcggcggcggcggcgggtacgACGTCGTGTCGGTGACCCAGTCGGGGAGCGCTCTGTCGGCGCGGCTGGAGCTTGCGCTCGCCGACGAGACGCCGGTGGACGCGGCGGTCGGGACTGgtgtccagaggctccgcctcaCTGCAAGGCAAGTGTGTTGTGGATATGATACGATACGATCCATCCATGCGTAGGCAGCCAGTTAACTAGGACTTGGAAGCATGGCGACTTGATGAGCCTTAGCTTCATGGCTTGAGTTGATCTTGGACTCTCGCCGGGCGTAAGCAGTGATTAGTTTGATCATCGATCTGCACTACTCGTTGGGATTGCTGTTCCTTCAGAAAAATGTGCCAATTCTGCTTGTGAATTCTTCGAGTTCATTAGACCGTCGagctgaaagaaaaaaaaaacagcagGAGTGCACGGAAAGGGGGCAAAAAATTACAGTGACCGATCACACTGGGACTCGAACCCAGAATCTCCCGCTCCGGAGGCGAGCGCCTTATCCATTAGGCCATGCGACCACTGTGATATCCCACTTGTAATTATGTTTTTGTCCATTCACTTACTTTTTCGTTTTTGATGCCGATGGCAGCCTCGAGACGGACAGCCGGCTGCGCGTGCGCATCACCGACGCGGACCACCCGCGATGGGAGGTGCCGCAGGACATCCTCCCGCGCCCGGCGCCGGAGGACGTCCTCCACgacgcgccgcccgcctcctcgaCGCCGCTCCAGGGCAGCCGCGTCCTGTCCGCCACGGGGTCCGACCTCGTCCTCACCGTCCACGCCTCCCCGTTCCGCTTCACCGTGTCCCGCCGCTCCACCGGCGACGTCCTCTTCGACACCGCCCCCGGCCTCGTCTTCCGGGACAAGTACCTGGAGGTGACGTCGGCGCTGCCGGCCGGCCGGGCGTCGCTGTACGGGCTGGGCGAGCAGACGAAGCGCTCGTTCCGGCTGCGGCACAACGACACCTTCACGCTCTGGAACGCGGACATCGGCGCGGCCTACGTGGACGTCAACCTCTACGGCTCGCACCCCTTCTACATGGACGTGCGGCCGCCGGGGACCGCGCACGGCGTGCTCCTGCTCAGCAGCAACGGCATGGACGTGCTCTACGGCGGGTCCTACCTCACCTACAAGGTCATTGGCGGCGTCCTCGACTTCTACTTCTtcgccggcccctccccgctcGCCGTCGTCGACCAGTACACCCAGCTCATCGGCCGCCCTGCCCCCATGCCGTACTGGTCCTTCGGTACGCCGCAACATTGCCCTTCATCTGCTTGTACTCTGCACGCTACGTGCTCTGTTTCTTCTTGCATCTGAATGAACTGAACGGCCATGGCGAATGCTGGTTGGTTGCAGGGTTCCACCAGTGCCGGTACGGGTACCTGAACGTGTCTGACCTGGAGCGCGTGGTGGCCGGCTACGCCAAGGCCAGGATCCCGCTGGAGGTGATGTGGACGGACATCGACTACATGGACGGGTTCAAGGActtcaccctggaccgcgtcaacTTCACCGCCGCCGAGCTCCGGCCGTTCGTCGACCGGCTTCACCGGAACGCCCAGAAATACGTCCTCATCCTAGACCCAGGTACATAAATACACACGACACCAAAATGGAGCTGTAAAAATGGTGGCACCGTCGCTGATTTATTTATTTGATTGATGATGACAGGGATCCGCATCGACGCGACGTACGGGACGTTCGTCCGCGGGATGCAGCAGGACATCTTCCTGAAGCGGAACGGCACCAACTTCCTCGGCAACGTGTGGCCGGGCGACGTCTACTTCCCGGACTTCATGCACCCGCGCTCCGCCGAGTTCTGGGCGCGGGAGATCTCCCTCTTCCGCCGGACCATCCCCGTCGACGGGCTGTGGATCGACATGAACGAGATCTCCAACTTCTACAACCCGGAGCCGATGAACGCGCTCGACGACCCGCCCTACCGGATCAACAACcacggcgaccaccgccccatcaACAACAAGACGGTGCCGGCCTCCGCCGTGCACTACGGCGGCGTCACCGAGTACGACGCGCACAACCTCTTCGGCCTCCTCGAGGCCCGCGCCACGCACCGCGCGCTGCTGAGGGACACCGGCCGCCGCCCCTTCGTGCTCAGCAGGTCCACCTTCGTCGGCTCCGGCCGGTACACGGCGCACTGGACTGGCGACAACGCCGCGACGTGGGGCGACCTCCGCTACTCCATCAACACCATGCTCAGCTTCGGCCTGTTCGGCATGCCCATGATCGGCGCCGACATCTGCGGCTTCAACAACAACACGACAGAGGAGCTCTGCCGTCGGTGGATCCAGCTCGGCGCCTTCTACCCGTTCTCGAGGGACCACTCGGCGATCTTCACCGTCCGGCGAGAGCTGTACCTGTGGCCGTCGGTGGCGGCGTCGGCGAGGAAGGCGCTCGGGCTCCGGTACCAGCTGCTGCCTTACTTCTACACGCTCATGTACGAGGCGCACACGACGGGGGCGCCCATCGCGCGGCCGCTCTTCTTCTCCTACCCGCAAGACGTCGCCACGTACGGCGTGGACAGGCAGTTCCTGCTCGGCCGCGGCGTGCTCGTCTCGCCGGTGCTCGAGCCGGGCGCCACCACCGTCAACGCCTACTTCCCCGCCGGCCGGTGGTTCAGCCTCTACGACTACTCCCTCACCGTCGCAACGAAGACCGGTCAGCACGTCACGCTCCCGGCGCCGGCCGACACGGTGAACGTGCACGTGGCCGGCGGCACCATCCTGCCGCTGCAGCAGAGCGCGCTGACGACGTCGCGCGCGCGCCGGACCGCGTTCCACCTCCTGGTCGCGCTCGCGG
This genomic window contains:
- the LOC123156676 gene encoding alpha-glucosidase isoform X1, translated to MATPLAAANCHPPLTILLLVVFLPLAVASTRGDSGGGGGYDVVSVTQSGSALSARLELALADETPVDAAVGTGVQRLRLTASLETDSRLRVRITDADHPRWEVPQDILPRPAPEDVLHDAPPASSTPLQGSRVLSATGSDLVLTVHASPFRFTVSRRSTGDVLFDTAPGLVFRDKYLEVTSALPAGRASLYGLGEQTKRSFRLRHNDTFTLWNADIGAAYVDVNLYGSHPFYMDVRPPGTAHGVLLLSSNGMDVLYGGSYLTYKVIGGVLDFYFFAGPSPLAVVDQYTQLIGRPAPMPYWSFGFHQCRYGYLNVSDLERVVAGYAKARIPLEVMWTDIDYMDGFKDFTLDRVNFTAAELRPFVDRLHRNAQKYVLILDPGIRIDATYGTFVRGMQQDIFLKRNGTNFLGNVWPGDVYFPDFMHPRSAEFWAREISLFRRTIPVDGLWIDMNEISNFYNPEPMNALDDPPYRINNHGDHRPINNKTVPASAVHYGGVTEYDAHNLFGLLEARATHRALLRDTGRRPFVLSRSTFVGSGRYTAHWTGDNAATWGDLRYSINTMLSFGLFGMPMIGADICGFNNNTTEELCRRWIQLGAFYPFSRDHSAIFTVRRELYLWPSVAASARKALGLRYQLLPYFYTLMYEAHTTGAPIARPLFFSYPQDVATYGVDRQFLLGRGVLVSPVLEPGATTVNAYFPAGRWFSLYDYSLTVATKTGQHVTLPAPADTVNVHVAGGTILPLQQSALTTSRARRTAFHLLVALAEDGTASGDLFLDDGESPEMGGRSDWSLVKFSCATGSDGAIKVRSEVVHNSYAQSRTLVISKVVLMGHRSPAAPKKLTVHVNGAEVDASSPAGTRYQNAGGLGGVAHIGGLSQVVGEEFELKVAMSY
- the LOC123156676 gene encoding alpha-glucosidase isoform X2, whose product is MDTATSARPAHTHQPDPMATRSLLLLCLCLCLFASRLCSSQEEEQLAAGGYRVARVAVDEGGRRLRAEAAAATGGVSSTGDVQRLAVYARLETDSRLRVRITDADHPRWEVPQDILPRPAPEDVLHDAPPASSTPLQGSRVLSATGSDLVLTVHASPFRFTVSRRSTGDVLFDTAPGLVFRDKYLEVTSALPAGRASLYGLGEQTKRSFRLRHNDTFTLWNADIGAAYVDVNLYGSHPFYMDVRPPGTAHGVLLLSSNGMDVLYGGSYLTYKVIGGVLDFYFFAGPSPLAVVDQYTQLIGRPAPMPYWSFGFHQCRYGYLNVSDLERVVAGYAKARIPLEVMWTDIDYMDGFKDFTLDRVNFTAAELRPFVDRLHRNAQKYVLILDPGIRIDATYGTFVRGMQQDIFLKRNGTNFLGNVWPGDVYFPDFMHPRSAEFWAREISLFRRTIPVDGLWIDMNEISNFYNPEPMNALDDPPYRINNHGDHRPINNKTVPASAVHYGGVTEYDAHNLFGLLEARATHRALLRDTGRRPFVLSRSTFVGSGRYTAHWTGDNAATWGDLRYSINTMLSFGLFGMPMIGADICGFNNNTTEELCRRWIQLGAFYPFSRDHSAIFTVRRELYLWPSVAASARKALGLRYQLLPYFYTLMYEAHTTGAPIARPLFFSYPQDVATYGVDRQFLLGRGVLVSPVLEPGATTVNAYFPAGRWFSLYDYSLTVATKTGQHVTLPAPADTVNVHVAGGTILPLQQSALTTSRARRTAFHLLVALAEDGTASGDLFLDDGESPEMGGRSDWSLVKFSCATGSDGAIKVRSEVVHNSYAQSRTLVISKVVLMGHRSPAAPKKLTVHVNGAEVDASSPAGTRYQNAGGLGGVAHIGGLSQVVGEEFELKVAMSY